The proteins below come from a single Cylindrospermopsis raciborskii Cr2010 genomic window:
- a CDS encoding ATP-binding protein, which produces MPKHFNTAGPCQSDIHYMLSPTGRLPQLKALIDGRNYFIIHAPRQVGKTTAMIALAQELTDSGEYTAVMLSVEVGSVFPDEPERAERAILGSWQDAIDIWLPEDLHPPFDPERRDTIGAFLKSWAKSSPRPLVVFIDEIDSLQNQTLISVLRQLRDGFPRRPRGFPHSVGLIGMRDYKVKSGGSERLNTSSPFNIKAESLTLSNFSFTDVQNLYEQHTTATGQVFTPEAVQQAYYLTDGQPWLVNALARQATQVLVQDVNEPITAEVINQAKEILIQRQDTHLDSLAERLREERVKAIIEPILAGEDLPDTPEDDRRFLLDLGLVKRSPLGGLTIANPIYQEVIPRVLSQGSQDSLPQIQPTWLNTDNSLNPQALLNAFLEFWRQHGEPLLRSAPYHEIAPHLVLMAFLHRVVNGGGTLEREYAIGSGRMDICLRYGKVVMGMELKVWRERKSDPLIKGLTQLDKYLDGLGLHTGWLVIFDRRPGLPPMGERISTEEVISPSERTIILIRS; this is translated from the coding sequence ATGCCTAAACACTTTAATACTGCTGGACCTTGTCAATCTGATATCCACTATATGCTCTCTCCCACAGGGCGACTACCTCAGTTGAAAGCATTAATTGATGGACGTAATTACTTTATCATTCATGCACCGCGACAAGTGGGCAAAACCACTGCTATGATAGCTTTAGCCCAGGAATTAACTGATAGTGGGGAGTATACAGCAGTGATGCTCTCCGTGGAAGTGGGGTCGGTTTTTCCTGATGAACCAGAACGTGCTGAAAGGGCTATTTTGGGTTCTTGGCAAGATGCAATTGATATTTGGCTTCCGGAAGACCTCCATCCCCCTTTTGACCCGGAGCGTAGGGACACTATTGGTGCTTTCCTGAAAAGTTGGGCAAAAAGCTCTCCTCGTCCTCTAGTGGTCTTCATTGATGAAATTGACTCATTGCAAAATCAAACCTTGATTTCGGTATTGCGACAGTTACGGGATGGTTTTCCCCGTCGTCCTCGGGGTTTCCCCCATTCGGTGGGCTTAATTGGGATGCGGGACTACAAGGTTAAATCTGGTGGAAGTGAACGACTCAATACGTCTAGTCCGTTTAATATCAAGGCTGAATCCCTAACTTTAAGTAATTTTAGTTTTACAGATGTCCAAAATCTATATGAACAACATACAACAGCTACGGGACAGGTGTTTACCCCGGAAGCAGTTCAACAGGCATATTATTTAACCGATGGACAACCATGGTTAGTTAACGCCCTAGCTCGTCAAGCTACCCAGGTGTTAGTCCAGGATGTGAATGAACCCATTACTGCTGAGGTGATTAACCAAGCCAAAGAAATTCTCATCCAGCGTCAGGATACCCATTTGGATAGTTTAGCAGAAAGATTACGGGAAGAGCGGGTCAAAGCTATTATTGAACCAATTTTAGCAGGTGAGGACTTACCAGATACCCCAGAGGATGATCGCCGGTTTTTGCTAGATTTAGGCTTAGTTAAGCGTAGTCCTTTGGGTGGACTAACCATTGCCAATCCCATCTACCAGGAGGTGATTCCTCGTGTTTTATCCCAGGGTAGTCAGGACAGTTTACCTCAAATTCAACCCACTTGGTTAAATACTGACAATAGTTTAAATCCCCAAGCTCTATTAAATGCTTTTCTGGAATTTTGGCGACAACACGGGGAACCATTACTCAGAAGTGCGCCCTATCATGAGATTGCTCCCCATTTGGTATTGATGGCATTTTTGCATCGGGTAGTTAATGGTGGTGGTACGTTAGAGCGGGAATATGCCATTGGTTCTGGGAGAATGGATATTTGTTTACGCTATGGCAAGGTGGTGATGGGTATGGAACTAAAGGTGTGGCGTGAAAGAAAGTCAGATCCGCTAATCAAGGGTTTGACCCAACTGGATAAATACCTAGATGGGTTAGGATTACATACTGGTTGGTTAGTGATTTTCGATCGCCGTCCCGGATTACCACCCATGGGAGAGAGGATTAGTACGGAGGAGGTTATTAGTCCTAGTGAGCGCACCATTATCCTCATTCGTAGTTAG